The window CTCCATGACTGTTTTCTTCTTCTTTGTTTCAGGATCTATTTTTGTTTCAGGTTTATCAGGGCCATAATAAGGGTATTTATTCTTTGCCTTCTCCATGGCATCATAAATCTTCTTATCAATAGTTGTATGAATGCTATAGCCGTTCTGTCTAAACTCGCGTCCTGCAAGAGTAAAATACTTGTTATATAGCTTATCGTCCTTGCTAAGTTCTTTTTCAGTAACGCCATCCTTATCAGCGATTAGTTTCGCAAGGATGTCAGTCGCCCGCTGTTCGGCTTCAACCATTACCCAAGGATATTTTTCAAGAGGATCTGCTCCTGGTTTTACAAAATCCTTTGTAACATCATAAGCCCGTGCTTCCTCATATTGCTTTTCGTCAATGTAGCCGCCATCATACATACGTTTCAGGACAACCTTCATTCTTGTTAACCCGGGTTCAAGGTTTTCCTTAATCTTTTTGTCCTGAGTGAATGGCGTATAGCCGAAAGGGCTCTGCGGCAAGCCGGCAATAAAGGCGGCCTGGGCAAGATTCAGCTTTTTCGCATCAGTGCCAAAAATCCCTTTAGCTGCTGATTGAACTCCGGCTATATTGCGTCCAGATGAATTACGCCCAAAGGTAGCCATATTGAGATAGGCTTCAAGAATTTCCTCTTTCTCAAAAAACTTTTCGAGCCTGAGGGCAAGAAGTATTTCCTTTGCCTTTCGTTCAAAAGAGACCTCGTTCGTCAATATCTGGTTCTTGATCAGCTGCTGGGTGAGTGTACTTCCGCCTGATTGCATTGGCGCATTAGTCACTTCCTGGACAAGCGCCCTAAGGATAGCCTTTGGCACGACACCATCATGCTCATAGAAATACTCATCTTCAGTGGCAATGACCGCATTAATTAAATGTGGTGATACATTTTCAAGCTTTATTTCCTCCCGGTAAAGGTCGCTGCGAAGCTTTCCGAGCGGAACATTATGTGCAAAATACACATCCGAAGTTTCCGTATAATTATAAATATCCTTCTTCATGCTTTCATAGCTGCGCACTGGCTCATCCTTCACAAGTGAAGCGAAATATCCTGCGCCTGTTCCTGCAGCAAATGCGCCGCCGGCAACAGAAACAACCAGGAACATCAAGAATAGGTTCCAGAGGACCCCGTATGCAATCCTGGCATTCTTGACCGTTTTTTTATTAGTGAAAATGGACTTTGCCCTATCGAATAATGAGTGCTTATTCTTCTCCATATCATCCCTCCAAAATCACATACATTATAGCATAAAGCGACAGTAAAAAATGGAGAAACTCTGGAATTTTCAAAATCTGCCGGGGAATTGACATTTATTCTTCCCTATGGTAAAAAGAATTAACGTTTAATTTGAATATATTGAAGGCTGTGAAAGGAATAAGTAGTTTTTCCATCACTGGTTGAAGAGAGCTGCCGGCAGGTGCGAGGCAGTCCAAATGGAAAAATGAATTACAACCCGGAGCTTTTGACCCCTGCTTATTTGTGGGCGGCACGGTGTGAACCGTTATCTCAAGAGTTGGAGAATTTATTTTCTCAAGCTGGGTGGTACCGCGCGATTACGTTTTGCGTCCCTGCATTTTGCAGGGGCGTTTTTATTTTGCCAAAGATGGAGGAGTTTCTATGGATTTATTACAGGATTTACAGTGGAGAGGAATCATTTACCAGCAAACAGATGAAGAGGGGTTAAGGGACACTCTCTCAAACGAAAAAATATCGTTATATTGCGGTATGGACCCGACCGGCGACAGCATGCACATCGGGCATTTGATTCCATTTCTTACATTAAGGAGGTTCCAGCAGGCGGGCCATCGTCCAATTGTACTAGTTGGCGGCGCGACCGGACTGATTGGAGACCCAAAGCCAAACGCCGAACGGACCTTGCAGTCTATTGAAACGGTGCAGCATAATGTTGAGCGGCTGACAGAACAGCTGAAGACCATTTTTGACTTTGAAGGCGAGAATGGTGCCCTTATGGTGAATAACTATGAGTGGACAAAAGATTTGGATATCATTACATTCCTGAGGGATTACGGGAAACATATCGGGATCAATTACTTGCTCGCAAAAGATACGATTGCCAGCCGCCTTGATTCCGGGATATCGTTTACAGAATTCACATATACCATCCTGCAGGGAATGGATTTCAAGCATTTGTATGAGAAGCATCAGTGCAGGCTGCAAGTCGGCGGCAGTGATCAGTGGGGGAATATTACAACAGGGCTGGAATTAATCCGGAAAATGCTTCCTGAGAGCGAAAAGGCCTTTGGAATGACCATTCCACTTGTTACAAAGGCCGATGGAACAAAGTTTGGGAAAACAGAAGGCGGATCAATTTGGCTTGATCCAGAGAAGACGACTCCTTACGAGTTCTACCAATTCTGGGTAAACACAGCTGATGCCGATGTAGTCAAATACCTGAAATTCTTTACATTCTTGTCTCATGAGGAAATTGATGCATTTGAGAAGTCAGTTCAGGAGGAGCCTCATCTTAGGAAAGCGCAAAAGTCGCTTGCTGAAGAAATGACCAGGTTAATCCACGGACAGGAGTCGCTTGACCAGGCAATCAAGATTTCCGCTGCCTTGTTCAGCGGGGATGTAAAAAGCCTGTCAGCTTCTGAAATTGAGCAAGGCTTCAAGGACGTTCCTTCCTACGAATTTGCCGGGGAAGAAACACTTGTCGACCTGCTGGTTGCAGCAAAAATCTCCCCTTCCAAGCGTCAGGCTCGTGAGGATATAACAACAGGTGCAGTTTCCGTGAATGGTGAAAAGGTTACCGATACAGCATATGTCCTAAAGGATGACGACAGGATTGAAGGGAAGTTTTCGATCATCCGCAGAGGCAAGAAGAAATACACGTTAATCAGGTTTTAATGATCATTGCCGCAGGTATTTCGCCTGTGGCAATTTTTTTATTCAGATGAGGGGCAATCAAGAGAAACTGGGGACAAGCAGTCTTCGTCTATTTTAGAAAGGAGTGATGAACCAATGAAATGGCTGGTGCATCTCGTTTTTCTTGTTCTGTTGGGCCT is drawn from Bacillus sp. FJAT-18017 and contains these coding sequences:
- the tyrS gene encoding tyrosine--tRNA ligase, whose protein sequence is MDLLQDLQWRGIIYQQTDEEGLRDTLSNEKISLYCGMDPTGDSMHIGHLIPFLTLRRFQQAGHRPIVLVGGATGLIGDPKPNAERTLQSIETVQHNVERLTEQLKTIFDFEGENGALMVNNYEWTKDLDIITFLRDYGKHIGINYLLAKDTIASRLDSGISFTEFTYTILQGMDFKHLYEKHQCRLQVGGSDQWGNITTGLELIRKMLPESEKAFGMTIPLVTKADGTKFGKTEGGSIWLDPEKTTPYEFYQFWVNTADADVVKYLKFFTFLSHEEIDAFEKSVQEEPHLRKAQKSLAEEMTRLIHGQESLDQAIKISAALFSGDVKSLSASEIEQGFKDVPSYEFAGEETLVDLLVAAKISPSKRQAREDITTGAVSVNGEKVTDTAYVLKDDDRIEGKFSIIRRGKKKYTLIRF